CTTCTTTAATCTCAGAAAGATTTGCACTGCTCAGGTCTGTGTCTTTTAAAATTGCATTACTGAAAAGTGCACCAGATAGATTTGCTCCGTTAAAGTTAGCTTCACTCAGGTTTGCACCGTGAAAATCAACATTACGAAGGTTTGCACCGCTTAAATTTGCACCACTGAGGTTCGCATAAATGAAATTTGCTTTTCCGTTTTTTTTATAAGTTTCCGGGTCAGTCAGATTTGCACAGCTCAGCATTGCTCCACTGAGGTTTGCATTGCTAAGGTTTGTACGAAGCAGATCTGCACCATTAAGATTTGCTTCGGAGAGATTTGTTTCACTCAGGTTCAGATTACTGAAGTTGACGAAACTCAGATCAGTTGCCTGTTCAACTGCTTTTTGTATGGTGGTGTTTACAGTGTCGTCAGGATTAACAGAAGAAAATAATACTGCTCCGGTAAATCTGTTTTTAAGTTCCGTTTTTGTCATAGTGCTATTGATTAAGTATCAATTCAGTAAATGGAAAACGTATAAACTGCCGGATAATGTATTAAAGGTGTCACAACATAGGCTTTATTTGGATTTATTATTGATAAAGGGTACATTGCGGCATAATTAAAGATATGAACCTTTCGCAGTTAAATCCAGGAGAACGTGGTACTATTGTAGCTTTTACGGACTTAGAGATGTCAGTAAAATTAATGGAAATGGGTTGTTTACCTGGTGAAGTTGTGGAGGTTGAGCGTTTCGCGCCACTGGGAGATCCAATGGCTATCCGCGTTGCGGGATATCAACTTTGTTTGCGTAAAAACGAAGCTTCTGTTATTATAATTTCTTAGATAAATCTTGGCTGCTACACTAAAAATTGCGTTAGTTGGTAATCCGAATACGGGAAAATCAACGCTGTTTAACTTACTTACCGGGCTAAACCAAAAGATTGGAAACTTTCCGGGTATTACCGTTGATAAGAAAACTGGTTTCTGCAAAGTTTCTGCTACTCAGCAGGCTGAAATAATTGACCTGCCCGGAACCTATAGTTTATATCCAAAAAGCAAGGATGAGAGTATCGTCTTTCAGGTACTTGCTGACCGGAAAAATATAAGTCATCCTGATCTGGTTGTACTGGTTGCTGATGCTACTAACCTGCGCAGAAATTTATTGCTTTATTCACAGGTTGCTGACTTGCAAATTCCTGTAGTATTAGCATTAAATATGACGGATATGGCTAAAAAGGAAGGAATCAGTATTCATATTGATGAACTTTCTGCACGTCTTGGGGTACAGGTTGTATCCATCTCT
This portion of the Pedobacter lusitanus genome encodes:
- a CDS encoding pentapeptide repeat-containing protein, coding for MTKTELKNRFTGAVLFSSVNPDDTVNTTIQKAVEQATDLSFVNFSNLNLSETNLSEANLNGADLLRTNLSNANLSGAMLSCANLTDPETYKKNGKANFIYANLSGANLSGANLRNVDFHGANLSEANFNGANLSGALFSNAILKDTDLSSANLSEIKEDVFRLLSLTGNKIECVKTALLTGNFDEPSYIGNYSFLMDVITGARQDKHQNTPANIFNAAQCWLMGINKGDTPENNQIAKITIRWIDEYLSR
- a CDS encoding FeoA family protein — protein: MNLSQLNPGERGTIVAFTDLEMSVKLMEMGCLPGEVVEVERFAPLGDPMAIRVAGYQLCLRKNEASVIIIS